Genomic segment of Mycolicibacterium sarraceniae:
TCGCGCAGGGTCAGCGACACCGCCGCTGCCCAGTCGTCGGGATCGGCGACGTCGAGGTGAACGTAGCGGGCTGCGTCGCCGAGCTCGGCGGCCACCGATGCGCCCTCGTCGTCGAGAACGTCGCCGAGGACCACCCGGGCGCCTTCACCCACCAGTAGGCGGGCGTGAGCTGCCCCCATCCCGCGAGCGGCCCCGGTGATCAAGGCGACCTTGCCATCGACGCGTCCCATGGGCGGGCACGGTACCGGGCCATCCGGTCGGTAGGGGATTGCTTGGCCGCTAGCTGAGACCAGGTGTCCAGCACGTGCTGGTCCGCTTCCGGTGACACCGCGATAGATCCGACAAACGGACGCTCCATGGCGAAGGTCAGGTATGGGACGAAGAGCAGCATCACCATCCCACCGTCGAGCAATAACACCCACAGCTCGCCGGGTATCTCCGACTGACTGCCGCAGATGCGGGTCTTGCGCGCGCTGCCAACCTCATCCACGCGAGTGAGCGACTCCTGATAGAAGGCGGATTCGCGCTCGTTCGTCGGCTGAACGGCGCGGCCGCGGATAATGTGTGCGGCTGTGTTGGACGTAATCGACAAGGGTTCGGCCACGGCCACCCACGCCACACCGCTGCTGTTCGTGCACGGCGCGTTTCACGGGGCGTGGTGCTGGGACGACCACTTTCTGGACTACTTCGCCGACCGCGGCTATCACGCTGTTGCGCTGAACCTGCGCGGTCATGGCGGCAGCCCGCTGCCCTCGCCGATCAACGAACTCAGCGTGTTCGACTATGTCGGCGACGTCAGTGCCGTCGCCGATCGACTGCCGGT
This window contains:
- a CDS encoding bestrophin-like domain; the protein is MAEPLSITSNTAAHIIRGRAVQPTNERESAFYQESLTRVDEVGSARKTRICGSQSEIPGELWVLLLDGGMVMLLFVPYLTFAMERPFVGSIAVSPEADQHVLDTWSQLAAKQSPTDRMARYRARPWDASMARSP